The DNA region GCGAACCCGCCGCCCGCCCGCACTTCAGCGGACACCACCTGCGCAGCGAGATTCGTGACCTGAAGGAAGGATGGGAGATCTTGCTGGAAACCCCCGGCCTGGGGAAGGAGGATCTGGAGATCACCCTGGACAAGGACGAGCTGGTGATCAGCGGCACTCTCAACACCAAGGAACTGGGCGCCGACGAGCGCGTGCTGCACAGCAACCGTCTCTACGGCAAGTTCGAACGCCGCTTCCGCCTGTCCGAGGATGTGCGCCGCGACAACATCCAGGCCAGCATCCACAACGGTGTGCTGACGGTGCGGCTGAACAAGGCCGAGAAGGCCCTGCCCTCGCGCATCGAGATCCAGAGCCAGGACGCCTGAGCCTCGCCGGTGGCACAACCGGCAGACAACACGACTTCATTCGCCTCTTTTGACTCGCCTTCACACTTCCCTGACGCATCCGCCCCGGCCTTGGCCGGGGCGGTTTGTTTTCATGCCCCATCACGCCTGCGGCGGGCCTTCCTCTGCTGGCGCGAGGGAAGGGAACTTCTGCTTCACCCCGGCACACAAGCGCCCACCGCGAGACCCCGTAGCCCGGATGAAGCCTCGGCATCCGTCACACGACGGGAGTTGCTCCGGCGCAATCCGGGGGA from Candidatus Delongbacteria bacterium includes:
- a CDS encoding Hsp20/alpha crystallin family protein, whose product is MYYRNFLPALVAKEINRALAAETCEPAARPHFSGHHLRSEIRDLKEGWEILLETPGLGKEDLEITLDKDELVISGTLNTKELGADERVLHSNRLYGKFERRFRLSEDVRRDNIQASIHNGVLTVRLNKAEKALPSRIEIQSQDA